A portion of the Candidatus Nitrosotenuis aquarius genome contains these proteins:
- a CDS encoding cation diffusion facilitator family transporter, with translation MNKLTVFAEARRAAWLSVWTLFGIGVAEVSISTYTGSLTLLADGLDSMADSLVSFIVWFGIRMLHKPRSNLFHFGYAKIESFAAFIAAIIIVILGIFIVYHAYENILHPTRAINPEITMITLIAAGSISLHRAFVVRKIAKKHNLISLKLDAKNSIKDGSASFVGFGSVLAGYFGVPYMDAIGGIIIAGYIFFMAYTAIRESTLVLLDAVKNPELQETITKFVEKEFNVEVEDVLVRPLGHALSIQVHIFLDRSMTLDKVNNIVNKMQDAVGKKFEAEETLIIPDPR, from the coding sequence AGGCTCGCCGCGCGGCGTGGCTTTCTGTTTGGACATTATTTGGAATTGGAGTAGCCGAAGTATCCATATCGACATACACAGGAAGCCTGACGCTACTTGCAGACGGGCTTGATTCCATGGCAGATTCTCTGGTGTCGTTTATTGTGTGGTTTGGAATCAGAATGCTTCACAAGCCAAGAAGCAATCTGTTTCATTTTGGATACGCCAAGATAGAGAGCTTTGCCGCATTCATTGCAGCCATAATAATCGTAATACTTGGAATCTTTATTGTCTATCATGCATATGAAAACATACTACATCCAACAAGGGCAATAAATCCAGAAATCACGATGATCACACTGATAGCTGCCGGAAGCATTTCGCTGCATCGCGCATTTGTGGTCAGAAAAATTGCAAAAAAGCACAACCTTATTTCACTAAAGCTTGATGCAAAGAACTCCATCAAGGACGGATCCGCTTCATTTGTAGGGTTTGGAAGTGTTCTTGCGGGGTATTTCGGGGTACCCTACATGGATGCAATTGGAGGCATCATAATTGCAGGCTACATATTCTTCATGGCATATACTGCAATCAGAGAATCCACACTGGTTTTGCTTGATGCGGTCAAAAACCCAGAACTTCAAGAGACAATAACAAAATTTGTGGAAAAAGAGTTCAACGTAGAGGTGGAAGATGTACTAGTAAGGCCGCTCGGTCATGCCTTGTCAATACAGGTGCACATATTCCTGGACAGAAGCATGACTTTGGACAAGGTCAACAACATTGTCAACAAAATGCAGGATGCCGTAGGCAAGAAATTCGAGGCAGAAGAGACCCTCATAATCCCAGATCCAAGATAA